A window of the Brassica napus cultivar Da-Ae chromosome C5, Da-Ae, whole genome shotgun sequence genome harbors these coding sequences:
- the LOC106398813 gene encoding uncharacterized protein LOC106398813 gives MKAITLRSGKQLPPRTLIRDNDKQDGKVVINVDDDVVIMDEKTNEEILEKIVEAKGKGKIGEEKKGENKNEVATSSKGALFNPPPYEPKVPFPGRFKRQLLEQYKDLFEKQMSEVQITMPIIDAFMLVPQYSKFLKDAANHPKKLEDPGSFTLPCAIEKFPFERCLCDLGASVSLMSLSIAKRLGFTQYKKCRLSLVLADRSVKIPIGILEDPPVMVGNCEIPTDFVVLEMDEEPTDPLILGRPFLATAGAVVNVKEGKIDLHFGKGNILHFDIKEVMKKPIIQSQAFYIEEMEVLADELLEELALEDSLQHALTIEREVQMVENKESDAYVKMLDSHTDISDEEQNKKLSYEDHHASSATQQENLQEDDWSELKAPKVELKPLPHGVRSSGPRGEIVALNEVWRGSKRSQRPTTAA, from the exons ATGAAAGccatcacccttaggagtggaaaACAGCTACCACCAAGAACTCTCATTAGGGATAATGATAAGCAAGATGGGAAGGTGGTCATCAATGTGGATGATGATGTGGTTATTATGGATGAGAAGACCAATGaagagatcttggagaaaatAGTTGAAGCAAAAGGAAAGGGTAAAATTGGAGAAGAAAAGAAGGGGGAGAACAAGAATGAAGTTGCTACTTCATCAAAAGGAGCTCTATTCaatcctcctccctatgaaccaaAAGTTCCTTTTCCCGGTAGATTCAAGAGACAGCTTTTGGAGCAATACAAGGatttatttgagaagcaaatgagtgaagttcagatTACTATGCCCATAATTGATGCCTTCATGCTAGTgcctcaatacagcaagttcctcAAGGATGCT GCAAACCATCCTAAGAAGCTTGAAGATCCAGGAAGCTTTACTTTACCTTGTGCCATTGAGAAATTTCCTTTTGAGAGGTGTCTATGCGATTTGGGAGCAAGTGTGAGCCTTATGTCTCTCTCCATTGCTAAAAGGCTTGGCTTTACAcaatacaagaagtgtagactctctcttgTGCTAGCTGATCGCTCAGTGAAGATTCCCATTGGTATCCTAGAAGATCCCCCTGTTATGGTTGGAAATTGTGAGattcctacagattttgtggtgttGGAGATGGATGAAGAACCAACAGATCCTTTGATATTGGGGAGACCTTTCTTGGCTACAGCAGGAGCAGTTGTGAATGTTAAGGAAGGGAAGATTGATCTTCACTTTGGAAAGGGAAAcattcttcactttgacatcaaggaggtgaTGAAGAAGCCTATTATTCAAAGCCAAGCATTCTACATTGAGGAGATGGAGGTTTTAGCTGATGAACTTCTAGAGGAGTTGGCACTTGAAGACTCTCTACAACATGCCTTAACAATTGAGAGAGAGGTCCAAATGGTTGAGAACAAGGAAAGTGATGCTTATGTGAAGATGCTGGACTCTCACACGGATATTAGTGATGAAGAACAGAATAAGAAGCTTTCATATGAGGATCACCATGCTTCCTCAGCTACTCAACAAGAGAACCTCCAAGAGGATGATTGGAGTGAACTCAAAgcaccaaaagtggagcttaaacctcttccccatggtgtaag ATCTTCAGGTCCAAGAGGAGAGATTGTGGCATTAAACGAGGTGTGGCGAGGTTCAAAACGCTCACAGCGGCCAACCACAGCGGCCTAA